The Streptomyces pratensis genomic interval CGCGGTGGCGCAGCTCGGCGGGGCACAGGCAGGGGACAAGACGATGCTCGACGCGCTGCTTCCGGCGGTCGAGGTACTGGGCGGATCGTTCGCCCAGGCCCGGGACGCGGCTCTGGTCGGTGCTCTGGAGACCGTGCCGCTGCGGGCGCGCAAGGGCAGGGCAAGTTATCTCGGCGAGCGCAGCATCGGGCACCAGGATCCCGGGGCCGCCTCGGCGGCGCTGCTGGTCGGGGCACTCGCCGAGGCCGCGGAGCAGACCGGCGGAGGCGACACATGAGCGAGGAGAGCCAGGTCGGGATCGTGCTGGTCTCGCACAGCGGGCCGGTGGCGGAGTCCGTCGCCGAGCTGGCCAGGGGACTGGCCGCAGGTGGCGCGACGGCCCCTATAGCGGCGGCCGGGGGTACCTCGGCCGGCGGGCTGGGGACCAGTTCGGAGCTGATCGCGGAGGCGGCCAGGACGGTCGACGGCGGCGTCGGGGTGGCGCTGCTGGTGGACCTCGGGAGCGCGGTGCTGACGGTGAAGTCCATGCTGGCGGAGGGTGGTGAACTGCCCGACGGGGCGCGGCTGGTCGACGCTCCGTTCGTGGAGGGCGCGGTCGCCGCCCTGGTGACCGCGTCGGCGGGCGGCGATCTGGACACCGTGGAGGCTGCTGCCACCGACGCGTACGGCTACCGGAAGGCCTGAGCGGGCGCGCGAAGACACCGCACGGCTCCCGGGCGTGTTCCGGGAGCCGTGCGTCGGCGCGTTCGGGAACGGTGCGTCAGGCGGCGGGCGCCACCGCCCCGGCCGCGATCCGGATCCGTACGTCGCGGGTCACGCCGTTGACGGTCACCGCGAGCGTGACGGTGCCGGGACGCAGCGCGGTGAGCGTGCCCGTGGCGGGGTCCAGCGTCGCGGTGTGGCGTCGACGGGCGTCGTCCGCCTCCCCGATGTGGACGTTCGGCGAGCCGGTCCAGTCCACGCTGAGCGGGAAGGCCGCCGGCACGTTCCGTGTGCCCTGGGTGACGTGCGCGCCGGCCTTCGCGCGCTCCCCCGCGACGAGCGCGGAGGGCACGTCCAGGACCAGGTCGTCGACGTGGGCGCGGGTCTGCGCGGAGACCCAGTCGGGCCCGCCCAGCCACGGCGCCCGGCGAGCCGTGGCCTGTTCGGCGGGTGAGACGCGGTCGGCGCCGATCAGGGACCAGCCGGTGAAGCCCCCCTCGTCGGCAGGCCCGGCCGGCGCCTTGCCGGAGTTCCCGTTGATCAGATAGGGGACTCCGTCGACGTGCGAGGCGTGGAAGACGCCGACGTGGCTGCCGGTGAACGCGGCGCCCTTGCCCGTCGCGCGGCGGAAGCCGGCGAGCCACTGTTCGACGAGGGCGGCCTCCTTGCGGTCGCTGAGCTGACTGCCCTTCTGCACCGTCGGGTCACGCGGCGGCACGTGCTCGATCAGCATCACGGAGCCGACGGACCGGTCCTTCGCCGCCGCGTCGAGCTGGGCGCGCAGCTCCTTGATCTGGGCGAAGCCGCCGCCGCGCAGGCTGAGACCCGACGTGTCGAGCGTGATGACCCGGGTGCCCTTGTGGTCGAACGTCCTCCGGGCCGGACCGAATTGTGTGACGAAGTTGTCGATCTTCCCTCCCATCACCTCGTGGTTGCCCGGTACGTAGTACCAGGGCAGCGAGTCGCCCAGTTCCTCTTCGAGGACCTGACGGGCGAAGGCGAGGTCGGCGGGTGATCCCTCATCGACGAGGTCGCCGTTGACGACCACGAAGTCGGGCCGCGCGGCTCTGATCTCCTGAAGGGTGCGGCGGGCCTGCCGGACGATGGCGCTGTCCGGATCACGTGCGACGAACTGGGCGTCGGACATCACCGCGAACTGCCAGTCACGGCCCTCGGTCACCGCGGCCGTGTCGATCAGCGGGTCGGCGGAGTGGATCTGTTCGGGCAGCTCGACGGTGGGGGGAACCTGGGCGGTCAGGCCGTCGACGACGATCTCACCGGTGTACTGGCGGGCCGCCGCCGTCTCGGCGAGGTAGAAGCGGTGCACCGACAACGGCATCGCCGCGCCCGGCGGCACGGTGAAGGTGACCTGCCGCCAGCCGGTCCAGGTGATGTACGGCCCCCGCAGCAGCTGGTCGGAGCCTGCGGCGTCCTTGAGGTGCAGCGTCGGCCAGGCGCCGTTCCCGTCACCCTTGATCCAGAGGGTGAACGCCTGCGGCTGGCCGGGCACGACGACGGGCTGCGGCGGGGCGGCGTAGGCGGCGCGCGTCGCCGTCGACCGGGTGAAGTCGTAGGTGAGGCGGAGGCCGGTGCCGGTGTGCCCGTCCGGAGCCGACCCGAGCGAACCGTCCGCGCGGGCGTGGCTGAACTTCCAGGATCCGGCGTCATCGAAGTCCGCGACGGGCTGCTCGGTGAGGCCGACGCTCACGGCGAGGGTGGTGCTCACACCGGCGACGGTCGCCTTGATCTGTCCCGCTCCCGATCCGGTGAGGGACCTGACGGTGAAGGATCCCCGGCCGTCGGCGTCGATGTCGAACAGCGTGCGGTCGTAGTCGAGTTCGATGTCGTCCGGCTCGACGGGAGCACTCGTGCCGTGGGCGTCGAGTCCGACGACGCCGAAGCTGCCGGTCGCCTCCTCGTCGGCCAGACCGACGCGCGCGGTGGTGGGCCGGATCCGGTCCAGCCTGTCGAGGACGGTGAGCCGGGTCGAGCCGTGGGCGCCGGCCCGTTCCGCCCGGACTTCGGTCGTACCGCCGCGGCGCGCGGTGAACGTGCCCCGGGCGTCGACGCTGCCGATCGAGGGGCTGGCGGCACGCCAGCGCGGTGCGCCCGCGGCGGGGCCGTACGTCTCGTCGTACCCGGCGGCGGTGAGCTGCCGGGTCAGTCCGGGGAAGACCCGCTCGGGGTGACCGCCGCCGACCGGGTCGTCGCCGGGGGCGGCACCCGCCGGCGTACGGGTCTCGACCCAGAACCCTTCGAGCCGACCGCTGCCGTCGGGGGCGGTCAGGGCGAGACCGTTGGGCACGGTGCGCTCGCTGCCGTCGGACGGGCTGTTCTCGACCTGGAGCGCGTCGCTCCCCGGCTCACGGGCGACGAGCGTGGAGGAGCCCCCGCCGTCGAGGTTCAGAGCGCTGTACGAACCAGCCCCACGCATCATCACGCCCAGCTCGGTGAGGGTGACACCGCCGCTGTCCGTCTGGCGTCCGTCGACGGTGACGACCTGCATGGTCCGGCCGTCCTTCGAGAACCCGACAGCGGTACGGGGCGCGGCGGTGTTGTTGCCCGCGCCGTCGTGGTTCTGCGCCGCCCCGTCGACGACGAGCAGTTCCCGGCCGCCGACGGCGGTGCGCGGTACGGCCCCGCTGTCGGTGCGTGCCCGGTATTCGATGCCGACCGGGTCCCCGGGTTCCAGGGCGTTCAGCAGTCCGGCACCGGCTTCACGGCCGATGAGGACCACGGTGTCCTCGGGCACGGGTCCCGCTCCGGGGGTGTCCGACAGGGAGACGACCTTGCCGTCACGCACGGCCACCTCCGCGACGGGCCGTGCGTCGTCGACGGTGAGCGCCCGGTCGGCGCTGCCCCAGGCCGAGGTGTAGGCACCCACGCCCTGGGCCGGTACGTTGGCCGCGTTGTACGCGGACAGCTGGTGCGCGCCTGAGGGGAGGGACAACGTGCCCTCGAAGTACAGCTCCAGGACGCGGCCCGCGTTCTCCGGTCCGATACCCACCGCACGGTTCACACCCGGGGCCGGGGAGTGGACCGTCCGGCCGTCCTTGACCCCGGGCCCTTGGGGCGCCCCGGTCTGGTTGATGTCGAAGAAGTCCGCGTTGATCGCGGCGACGGTACGTCGTCCCTCCCCCGGGTCGTGCCCGGCGGCGAGTTCGGAGACCGTACGCCGGTCCGCGACCTTGCCCGAGGAGAGGTAGTCGGCGCGTACTCCGCTGCCGTCCAGGTCGACGGAGAGGGTGTCGACCCGCAGCCATTTGTCGGACTCGAGGCGGTCGTAGGAGCTCAGACGGACGCCGGGGGCGATGGGGCGGGAGGCGCGGGCGGTCTCGATGCCGTCGCCGTCCACGACGGATCTCGACTCGCCGGAGGGGCCGCTCGCGGCGGGCGGGGCGACGGGTCTGAGGACCTCGGCGGTGGTGTACGGGCGGGGGTCCGGTGTCTGGTCGGCGGCCGCGGGTGCGACGGCCCCGGCCGCCAGCGCCGCCGCTGTCGCGAGCAGCACGACCGGCCGCACGGCGTTGCGGAATGTGCCAAGGCCCACAAATCCTCCTGGTGCAGAGCGGATTGCACGCGGAATGCGTTGTCGGCGGACAGCATGACCGGGCTCGGTGGGACGCACCAGAGGACAACGGGGACATCAGGAGGAACAGCGCGCGGCGAAGGAGTGACCCCCGGCGGCCCCGGACCTGGTTGCCGCTGCCCCTGGACCGCCGGCTCTCGGAGCACCCGCGAGTGGCCTTCCGGGCTTCCGGCCCGCACACTTGACGACATGTCGACAGTCAAGCGCAGCGCGGGGCTCCTGCTCTTCCGGGTCGTCGCCGGTGAGGACGGCCGGCCGGACGCAGAAGTACTGATCGGCCATATGGGCGGACCGTTCTGGGCCGGCCGTGGGACGGCGGCCTGGTCGGTCCCCAAGGGCGAGTACGAACCCCCTGAGGAGCCTGCCGCCGCCGCGCGCCGGGAGTTCGAGGAGGAGCTCGGTCTGCCTCTCCCGGACGGCGCCTGGGTGCCGCTGGGTGAGACACGCCAGTCGGGCGGGAAGACCGTCACCGTATGGGCGGTGGAAGCCTGGCTGGACCCTGCCGGGGCGGTCCCGGGCACCTTCACCATGGAGTGGCCGAGGGGGTCCGGTGTGCTGAGGGAGTTCCCGGAGATGGACCGGTTCGCCTGGTGCACACCGGACGACGCCCTCGAACTACTGGTGGCGGGCCAGCGGGTCTTCGTCGAGCGGCTGCGTGCCTACGTACGGGAAGGGCGAGCCGCCTCGGACGCGTAGACGCCCGAGCGCGTCACCGGGCGCCCCGCCCGGAGTTCGAGGCTTTCGCCGGTGAAGCGGCCGCGGAAGCTCCGGTCGTGCGAGACGACCACCACCGCTCCCGCGTACCGGTCGAGCGCGGCCTCCAGTTCCTCGACCAGTCCGAGCGCGATGTGGTTCGTCGGCTCGTCCAGGATCAGCAGATCCGCGGGACGGGTCACCAGCCGGGCCAGGGCGAGCCTGCGCTGCTGTCCGACGGAGAGGGCCAACACCGGCACGGCCAGGTCCTCGGGGCGGAACAGGCCGAGGGCCAGGAGCTCGTCCTCGTACTCGTCGGGGAATCCCGGCCGCCCCGCGGCGAAAGTGGCCAGGAGTGTGCGGCGGGTGGGCCTGACGGGGAGCTCCTGCGGGAGGTAGCCGATCCGGCCCCGCCGCCGGACGGTGCCGGCGTCCGGCGCGAGGTCCCCGGCCAGAACGCGCAGGAGCGTGGTCTTCCCAGCGCCGTTGGGCCCGTTCACCAGAAGCCGCCGGCCCGGTTCGACGCGCAGGGACGGGACTTCCAGCCGCTCGCCGACGCGGACGGAGTCCAGCTCGGCCAGGGGGGCAGTGCCGCCGTCCCCTTCCGGCCGGGCCTCACCGGCACCGGAAAGGACGAGGTCGGCGGTGAAGCTCAGCGGGCGGGGCGGCGCGGGCACGGGTGAGCGGCGCAGCGCCTCCAGGCGGGTCCTGGCGGCCCTCACCTGGCCCGACAGCTTGGCCTCGTGCGATCGGCGGTGCTTGCCGAAGCCCTGACCGGGGTCCTTGCCGGTTCCCGCGAGGCGCTGACCGGCCGCGCTCACCTGCGCTTCGGTGCGGGCCAGCTCGGCCAGCCATTCCTGGTGGTCCTGTGCCCAACGGCGGCGGGCGGCGGCCTTGGCCGTGCGATAGCCGTCCCAGCCGTCGCCGTACCGGAGGACGCTTCGCAGGTCACGGTCGACTTCCAGGATCACGGTGGTGATCCGCTCCAGGAACGCCCGGTCATGGGTGACTGCCACCACCGTGCCACGGTGGGCGCGGAGGTGGTCCTCCAGCCAGGCGACGGCTGACGCGTCGAGGTGGTTGGTGGGCTCGTCGAGGAGCAGGAGCTCCGGGGCTGCGGCGAGTACGCAGGCCAGGGCCAACCGGGACTGCTCGCCGCCGGACAGGGTGCCCAGCACGCGGTCCCGGGAGAGATGGCCGATTCCGAGTCCGTGCAGTGCGGCGGCGGTCCTGGCATCCGCCGTGTATCCGCCGCGCTCCTCGTACGCCGTCAGCAGGTCCCCGTACGCGGCGAGCCGGTCGTCGGCCGGGTCCTCGTGGGACATCGCCTCCTCCGCCGTGCGGATCGCACGTTCCAGGGCGCGGAGTTCGGCGAGGGCCGCGTCGACGGCGTCCTGGACCGTGCTGCGGGGGTCGAGGGTGAGGGTCTGGGCCAGGTGACCGGTGCCGCCCGGGAAACCGACGGTGATGTCACCGCTGTCCGGGGCCTCCGCCCCGGCCATCAGCCGGAGCAGGGTGGACTTCCCGGAGCCGTTCTCACCGATGACGCCGGCCTTCTCCCCTGGCCGGACGGTGAAGGTCACCTGATCGAGGACGGACCGGTCGCCGTACGCCTTGGAGACGTCGTTCATCGCCAGTTGGGCGCGGGGGTGCTGAAGAGGCATGGGTTCTTTCCCTGAAGTGACATGTCCTGAGCGGTGCGCGCATCGACGTCCGACGCGGAAGCGCACTGCGGGACAGGGGTGTCGGACAACGGAAAGGACAGCGGCACACGGCGTGACCCGGTGGGTCACACGGCGACGGTGGGCGTCGCGCGGCGGCGTCCTGGCCGCGAATCAGAGAAAGAAGTAGTACGAACCCATGGGAGCAATTCTAACCATGCTGTGGAAGGCCCCGGCGGAGCGAGCGCCCGGCGGGACCGCGGGAGTCCGCACGCCGGGGTGGGCCCAGGGCTGCGGTCGGGACGTCGATCCGCACTCTGCCGCCGGAGCGGGCCATGAAGGTTTCCGGAGGGTCCCGTCGTGTGTCAGGAGCGGTGCGGACGGTGCTTCGCGGAGCCGCTCACGGCGGCGCTTCCGCACTTCGTGGCCGCGTGCTCGCCGTCCGTCGGCCTGCTCAGGACGAGCACGGCGACGTCGTCCCTGCGCACTCCGCCGGAGAACCTCTGGAGGTCGGCCTGGAGGGCGTCCAGGACCTGCTCCGGACCGCGCCCCACCCATTCGCCGAGCCGCTCGTCGAACGGGTAGAAGACACCCGTCGCGTCGCGCGCCTCGGTCACCCCGTCGGTGAAGACCATCAGGGCGGCGCCCGGCGGAAAACCGAGCCACTCCGCGGCGCGCGCCTCACTGCTGAGGTCCGCCATGCCCAGCGGTACGGAGGTCCGGTGCAGGGTGACGACCGCCGCCGTCCCGTCGTGCAGCAGCCTCGGCGGCAGATGGCCGCAGTTGACCGCCTGTACCCGGTCGCCGCCGTCGAACCCCAGCAGCAGGGCGGTGACGAAACGTTCGGTCTCACCCGTCTCGGCGGAGAAGACGTTGTGCCGTACGACCGCGTCCTCGACGGCTTCGGCCACCGCGGTGAGGTCCGGCTCCCGCACGGCCGCTTCCCTGAACGCGCCGAGTGCGGCGAATCCGGCCCCGATCGCGGGCAGCCCCTTCCCCTGGACATCACCGATGATCACCCTGGTTCCATGGGGTGACTGCACGACTTCGTAGATGTCTCCCCCGACGAAGCGGTCCTCCTCCATCGGCTCGTAGAGGCCGTGGGCGCAGACCTGCCTCGTGGTGATGGGAAGCGGGCGCAGGATCTGCCGCTGGAGTGCGACGACGGCCGAGCGGAGCCTTGCCACCTCGACGGCGTGCCGGATGCGTGCGGCACACGCGACGACACCCAGAGCACTGGCGAGGGCGGTGAAGCCGATGAGGGAGACCACGTCCCAGAAGGGGCCGGCCGAGGCGATCCGGGACCCGACGACGACCAGCGTGACCCATACCGCCACGGCGGCGGTCTGGCGGACCGTGCAGAAGACCGAGGCCAGCGCGGGCAGCACGACGGTCAGCGGGACCAGGGGGAGGTCGTTGCCGGCGAGGGCGTCGAGCACGACGACCACGACGGTCAGGAGAACGACCCACAGCGCGAGCGCCCAGTTCCCGACCCTGGCCTCGCCTGCCGCCGTCTCTTCCGGATCCGCGCCCGGGAGCGGCGGTCTGCGCGCCGCCGACGGGCGCCGGAGCCCCATGACCACGGCACGCCTCCCGCCTGTTCGTCCCTAACGCCCCACGTGTTCCAAGCTACCCGTCCCCTGGTCCGGGGTCCTGGCGTCGGCGGGCGGCACCGCTTCCGCCGGAGTGATCGCGGAGAGGAAGGACGTCCTTCGGCGCAGGGCGAAGCCGAGGGATTCGTAGAGCCGGATGGCGGAGGTGTTCGATGCGGCGGCGTGCAGGAAGGGTGTCTCGCCCCGTTCCCTGATGCCGTGGGCGACCGCGCCGACGAGGCGCGACGCGAGCCCTTGGCCCCGTGCGGAATCGTCGGTGCAGACACCGCTGATCTCGGTCCAGCCCGGCGGGTGCAGGCGCTCCCCCGCCATCGCGACCAGGACTCCGTCGCGGCGGATGCCGAGATAGGTGCCGAGCTCCACGGTGCGCGGAAGGAACGGGCCGGGGCGGGTGCGCTCGACCAGGTCCAGCATCTCCGGCACGTCGGCGGGGCCCAGGAGCACGGCTTCGGGATCGGGGGCGGCGTCCACGGAGTGGTCCACCAGTTGCACGCCCTCGGCCTGGAAGACGATCTCCCAGTCGGCCGGCGGAGGCTCACGGAAGGCGGTGAGGGTGACGGACGCACCGGGGCCGGCGAGCGCGGCGACATCGGCCCAGTCCTGGGCGTCGGGTGCGTCCGGCAGGGCGAGCCAGGGGGTGACGTCGGGGTGGTAGCGCAGGATGCGCCCGCGCCGCTGGGCGAAAAGGGCGTGCGGACCGGTCAGCGACGCGCGGGCGGGGTTGTCCAGCGGATGGGCCCCCGCGGTCGCCGTCCGAGGGCCCGGCGCCCGCGAAGAGGACGGGTCCGCGGCCCGTGACGCGGGCTGACGCGTGGGCGGGGAGACGGGCAGGGGCGTGACCTCGGGCATGGACGCTCTCACTCCGGTTGATATCGGCGGCCGACGACAGGGGTAAAGAGTGATCCGCCCCTCGACTATTCCCGGGCCGTCGGCCTGTTCACAAAGGTGCAATCAATACGCTCGCCGGGACACAGCACCCTCGTCGCCCGCCCGGCGTCCCGGCGGACGCCCTACGGCTCGCATCGCGCCCGCCGCCCGGCGGACCCCCTACGGCCTGCTTCCGTGCCCTGCGCCCGGCCCGCATCGCGCGCGCCGCCCTGGCGGACCTCCTTACGGGCCGCGCCCGCCCTCGTCCGCCCGCACCGGCACATCCGTGACGGCGCCGGGCGGGCCGGGCAGACCGCGTCGCGCGGAACGGCCACCCCTCGGCCGGTCCCTCGAATCGCGCACCTCTGCGCGCGATACAGCCCCAACCGGCGTCGGCCTGTGGCACTCTGGATACGGCCGCCCCACCGGGCTCCCCCGTACCGGTGGGGCGGTTCTGTGTGCTCGCGCGCAGAGCGCTCCGCCACTGTGGCCACCGAGGACGATCACGAGCATTTCCAGCCGATACGGGCACGACTATGGCTCAAAACAGCCTTCCCGTGCATGAGTTGCGGCCCATCGGGCAGGCGCCTACACCTCATGGCCCACAACCTGAGGAGCGTGACGGGATGACCGTGCACACTGCACAGACCGCCGGTGCGGAACGAGCAGGTGCCGCCGACGGGCTTCCCTGGATCGAGGACGCGGGGCGGATCGCCCCGCAGGACGCGCGGAAGCTGTCGAAGCTCTTCTTCGACCGCTTGCAGGTGCTCGACGAGGGCACCTCCGAGTACCAGTACACCCGGAACACCCTCATCGAAATGAATCTGTCCCTCGTGCGGTTCGCCGCCGGCCGCTTCCGCAACCGGGGCAGCGGCGACATGGAGGACATCGTCCAGGTCGGCACCATCGGTCTCATCAAGGCCATCGACCGGTTCGACCTGTCCCGAGAGGTCGAGTTCACCTCGTTCGCCGTGCCTTACATCGTCGGCGAGATCAAGCGCTTCTTCCGGGACACCACCTGGTCCGTGCATGTGCCGCGGAGGCTCCAGGAGTTGCGGGTCGACCTCGCGAAGGCGAAGGAGGCCCTGGCCGCGGACCTCGACCGGGACCCCACGGTGCACGAACTCGCCGAGCGTCTCGGCCTCCCGGAGGAGGAGATCACCGAGGGCATCGTCGCGGCCAACGGCTACACGGCGGGATCGCTCGACATGCCGGCCGACACGGCGGACCAGGTGGGCCGCGCGGCGGGCAGGCGCACCTATGCGGACGTGCTGGGCGAACCCGACCCCGCCATGGAGACGGTGGAGAATCTCCAGACGCTCGCCCCGCTGCTCGGCGAGCTCGACCAGCGTGAGCGCCGCATCATCGACATGCGGTTCGGCCAGGAGATGACGCAGGCTCAGATCGGGGAGGGGCTGGGCATCTCGCAGATGCACGTCTCCCGGCTGCTCAGCCGCATCCTCCGCAAGCTGCGCAGCGGGATGCTCACACAGGACTGACGACAGGACTGACGCGCGGCAGCGGGACGGGCCGGCTCCGACAGCGGGGCCGGCCCTCGCGTCTGTTGCGGCAGCATTGCAGCTTCGTGGCCACGTGCGCGGCCTGCTTCCGTCCCGGCTCGGGCGGCCTCTACGGTCCGTAACCAGTACGCCGCCGCGTCGCCACCGTGCTCGCGCGGACATCTTCCGAACGACCGTGCGAGGTATTCCATGAGCCAGCCCGTCGACTCCGTCACCGCAGGCCACACCCCTGAGGACCACGACCGGCAGAACCCCGCGACGGCCTGGTCCTTCGAGACCAAGCAGATCCACTCCGGGGCGGTCCCCGACCCCACGACCGGTGCCCGGGCGGTTCCGATCTACCAGTCGACGTCCTTCGTGTTCAAGGACACCAAGCACGCGGCCGACCTGTTCTCGCTCGCCGAGCCCGGAAACATCTACACCCGGATCCACAACCCCACCCAGGACGTCCTGGAACAGCGGATCGCCGCGCTCGAAGGAGGAGTGGCGGCGGTCGCGGTCGCCTCCGGCCAGGCGGCCGAGACGCTCGCGCTCCTGACGCTGGCGGGCGCCGGGGATCACATCGTCGCCTCCGCCTCGCTGTACGGCGGTACGTACAACCTCTTCAGGCACACGCTTCCCCGGTTCGGCATCGAGGTGTCGTTCGTGGAGAACCCGGAGGACGCCGAGGCCTGGCAGGCGGCGATCCGGCCGAGCACCAAGGCCCTGTTCGCGGAGACGCTCGGCAATCCGCGCGGCGACGTCCTCGACATCCGGAAGGTGGCGGACACGGCGCACGCCGCGGGGATTCCGCTGATCGTCGACAACACCGTGCCCACGCCCTATCTCCTGCGGCCGCTGGAGCACGGCGCGGACATCGTGATCCACTCCGCGACGAAGTTCCTCGGCGGTCACGGCACCACGATCGGCGGTGTCGTCGTGGACGGCGGCACCTTCGACTTCGGCGCGCACGCCGAGCGCTTCCCGGACTTCCACACCCCGGACCCCAGCTACCACGGTCTGCGGTACTGGCCGGACCTCGGGCACGGCGCCTTCGCGGTGAAACTGCGGGTCCAGCTGCTGCGCGACCTCGGACCCGCCCTCGCACCGCACTCGGCCTTCCTGCTCCTCCAGGGAGTTGAGACGCTGAGCCTGCGCCTGGAGCGGCACACGTCCAACGCGCTGGAGCTCGCCCGCTGGCTGGAGGGCCGGGACGAGGTACTGGCGGTGCACTACGCCGGGCTCGAGTCGAGTCCCTGGTACGAGGCCGGACAGCGCTACCTGCCGCGCGGTGCCGGCGCGGTGCTCGCCTTCGAACTCCGGGACGGGGTGGAGGCCGGCAAGCGGTTCGTGGACGCGGTCGAACTGTTCAGCCATCTCGCCAACATCGGTGACGTACGGAGCCTGATCATCCACCCGGCGTCCACGACGCACAGCCAGCTGTCCGAGGAGCAGCTCATCGCCACGGGCGCCGCGGCGGGGCTGGTGCGGCTCTCCGTGGGTCTGGAGAACGTGGACGACCTCAAAGCGGATCTGGAGGCAGGGTTCCGCGCCGCGAAGGCGGCGTCCTGAACCGGGTCGTCGCGCCCCGCGCGCTCCCTCTCCCGCCGGCTGCCGGAGGCTGGCGGGAGGGGGATCCGCCCGGCCGCCGCTCGTGGGTGGCGCTCGACGCTCCGCTCGGGCTGGAGTCCGGTGCCACGCTCCCGGGTGTGCGGCTGGCGTACGAGGCCTGGGGCCGGCTCGCGCCGGACGGGGCGAACGCGGTGCTGGTCCTGCACGCTCTGACCGGTGACAGCCACGCGGCGGGCACCGCGGGCCCCGGGCATCCGTCAGCCGGATGGTGGGACGTGCTGATCGGCCCGGGCCGGGCACTGGACACCGACCGCTGGTACGTCGTCGCGCCGAATGTGCTGGGCGGCTGCCAGGGCAGCACCGGCCCGTCTTCCCGGCGGCCCGACGGCATCCCTTGGGGTGCCGCGTTCCCGTACCTGACGGTCCGTGACCAGGTGGCGGCGGAGGCACTGCTCGCCGATGCCCTGGGGATCGGCCGGTGGGCGGCCGTGATCGGCGGTTCGATGGGCGGGATGCGGGCGCTCGAATGGGCGGTGGGTTTCCCGGCCCGTACGGGATCCCTGCTGATGCTCGCCGCTCCCGCCGCGTCCTCGGCCGAACAGATCGCCTGGGGCAGCATGCAGACAGCCGCGATCCGGAGCGATCCGGGCTGGCGGGGAGGCTGCTACCACGACGCGCCGCCCGGCTCGGGCCCACACCAGGGGCTCGGCCTGGCCCGGCGTATCGCCCACGTCACGTATCGCAGCGAGGCCGAGCTGGGGGCGCGGTTCGGCCGCCGGGCGCAGCCCGGTGAGCTGCCCTCGCGGGGCGGGCGCTACCAGGTGGAGTCGTACCTCGACCATCACGCGGCCAAGCTGGTGCGCCGTTTCGACGCGGGCAGTTATGTGGCGCTCACCGAGGCGATGAACGCACACGACGTCGGCAGGGGACGCGGTGGTGTCGCCCGGGCCCTGCGCGGGGCGGACATGCCGGCCCTGATCGCGGGCATCGATTCCGACCGGCTGTATCCGCCTGCCCAGCAGGCGGAGCCGGCGGCGCTGCTGCCCGGCGCCGACCACCTCCGGATCATCGAATCCCCTTACGGGCACGACGGGTTCCTGATCGAGACCGCGCAGGTCGGCTCCCTCGTGAGGGAGTTGCTGCCCCCGGCCCGCTGACCTGGCCCTGCCCCGTTCTGCCGCCCGTTCGACCCGACACCTCTTCCCCCTGGAGCGCCCATGAGTTCCGTACCGCCGTCCGAAGCCTCGTACGACCGGAGGCGGATCCGCCAATGGACGCGTGGCCACGC includes:
- the abc-f gene encoding ribosomal protection-like ABC-F family protein, with product MPLQHPRAQLAMNDVSKAYGDRSVLDQVTFTVRPGEKAGVIGENGSGKSTLLRLMAGAEAPDSGDITVGFPGGTGHLAQTLTLDPRSTVQDAVDAALAELRALERAIRTAEEAMSHEDPADDRLAAYGDLLTAYEERGGYTADARTAAALHGLGIGHLSRDRVLGTLSGGEQSRLALACVLAAAPELLLLDEPTNHLDASAVAWLEDHLRAHRGTVVAVTHDRAFLERITTVILEVDRDLRSVLRYGDGWDGYRTAKAAARRRWAQDHQEWLAELARTEAQVSAAGQRLAGTGKDPGQGFGKHRRSHEAKLSGQVRAARTRLEALRRSPVPAPPRPLSFTADLVLSGAGEARPEGDGGTAPLAELDSVRVGERLEVPSLRVEPGRRLLVNGPNGAGKTTLLRVLAGDLAPDAGTVRRRGRIGYLPQELPVRPTRRTLLATFAAGRPGFPDEYEDELLALGLFRPEDLAVPVLALSVGQQRRLALARLVTRPADLLILDEPTNHIALGLVEELEAALDRYAGAVVVVSHDRSFRGRFTGESLELRAGRPVTRSGVYASEAARPSRT
- a CDS encoding PTS-dependent dihydroxyacetone kinase phosphotransferase subunit DhaM, with amino-acid sequence MSEESQVGIVLVSHSGPVAESVAELARGLAAGGATAPIAAAGGTSAGGLGTSSELIAEAARTVDGGVGVALLVDLGSAVLTVKSMLAEGGELPDGARLVDAPFVEGAVAALVTASAGGDLDTVEAAATDAYGYRKA
- a CDS encoding phosphodiester glycosidase family protein, giving the protein MGLGTFRNAVRPVVLLATAAALAAGAVAPAAADQTPDPRPYTTAEVLRPVAPPAASGPSGESRSVVDGDGIETARASRPIAPGVRLSSYDRLESDKWLRVDTLSVDLDGSGVRADYLSSGKVADRRTVSELAAGHDPGEGRRTVAAINADFFDINQTGAPQGPGVKDGRTVHSPAPGVNRAVGIGPENAGRVLELYFEGTLSLPSGAHQLSAYNAANVPAQGVGAYTSAWGSADRALTVDDARPVAEVAVRDGKVVSLSDTPGAGPVPEDTVVLIGREAGAGLLNALEPGDPVGIEYRARTDSGAVPRTAVGGRELLVVDGAAQNHDGAGNNTAAPRTAVGFSKDGRTMQVVTVDGRQTDSGGVTLTELGVMMRGAGSYSALNLDGGGSSTLVAREPGSDALQVENSPSDGSERTVPNGLALTAPDGSGRLEGFWVETRTPAGAAPGDDPVGGGHPERVFPGLTRQLTAAGYDETYGPAAGAPRWRAASPSIGSVDARGTFTARRGGTTEVRAERAGAHGSTRLTVLDRLDRIRPTTARVGLADEEATGSFGVVGLDAHGTSAPVEPDDIELDYDRTLFDIDADGRGSFTVRSLTGSGAGQIKATVAGVSTTLAVSVGLTEQPVADFDDAGSWKFSHARADGSLGSAPDGHTGTGLRLTYDFTRSTATRAAYAAPPQPVVVPGQPQAFTLWIKGDGNGAWPTLHLKDAAGSDQLLRGPYITWTGWRQVTFTVPPGAAMPLSVHRFYLAETAAARQYTGEIVVDGLTAQVPPTVELPEQIHSADPLIDTAAVTEGRDWQFAVMSDAQFVARDPDSAIVRQARRTLQEIRAARPDFVVVNGDLVDEGSPADLAFARQVLEEELGDSLPWYYVPGNHEVMGGKIDNFVTQFGPARRTFDHKGTRVITLDTSGLSLRGGGFAQIKELRAQLDAAAKDRSVGSVMLIEHVPPRDPTVQKGSQLSDRKEAALVEQWLAGFRRATGKGAAFTGSHVGVFHASHVDGVPYLINGNSGKAPAGPADEGGFTGWSLIGADRVSPAEQATARRAPWLGGPDWVSAQTRAHVDDLVLDVPSALVAGERAKAGAHVTQGTRNVPAAFPLSVDWTGSPNVHIGEADDARRRHTATLDPATGTLTALRPGTVTLAVTVNGVTRDVRIRIAAGAVAPAA
- a CDS encoding NUDIX domain-containing protein; protein product: MSTVKRSAGLLLFRVVAGEDGRPDAEVLIGHMGGPFWAGRGTAAWSVPKGEYEPPEEPAAAARREFEEELGLPLPDGAWVPLGETRQSGGKTVTVWAVEAWLDPAGAVPGTFTMEWPRGSGVLREFPEMDRFAWCTPDDALELLVAGQRVFVERLRAYVREGRAASDA